In a single window of the Tiliqua scincoides isolate rTilSci1 chromosome 15, rTilSci1.hap2, whole genome shotgun sequence genome:
- the LOC136635066 gene encoding complexin-4-like yields MESTAKSIFGAPARQLLCCISADFPKEKEISIPRCPNQGRGQQPSQKQTSKRDLAFVRQKAERAAMRAHLREKYQLPKNRIDKKQLEATGGEIKLPQDLLAIMKSTGPSAPGSIFTNLGNLDFSSLRMTAGNAVQALQRPVQCPVM; encoded by the exons ATGGAGTCGACGGCGAAATCAATCTTTGGAGCCCCAGCCAGGCAATTGCTGTGTTGTATTTCGGCCGACTTCCCCAAGGAGAAGGAGATCAGCATTCCCAGATGCCCCAATCAGGGCAGAGGACAGCAGCCGTCTCAGAAACAGAC GAGCAAACGGGACTTGGCGTTTGTACGGCAGAAGGCCGAGCGTGCTGCCATGAGAGCCCATCTTCGGGAGAAATATCAGCTGCCCAAG AACCGGATAGATAAGAAGCAGTTAGAAGCGACTGGAGGGGAAATCAAGCtcccccaagacctcctggccaTCATGAAGTCCACGGGCCCCTCTGCACCCGGATCCATCTTCACAAACTTGGGCAACCTGGATTTCAGCTCCTTGCGGATGACGGCGGGGAACGCAGTGCAGGCTCTTCAGCGCCCAGTGCAGTGCCCGGTCATGTGA